One Capsicum annuum cultivar UCD-10X-F1 chromosome 2, UCD10Xv1.1, whole genome shotgun sequence genomic window carries:
- the LOC107860027 gene encoding protein EXPRESSION OF TERPENOIDS 1: protein MAGFFSLGGGAAAASSSQDHQDSTNNPNTEITPESNWFLYRNDQELPTTYRGFELWQPSNSQPQIRHPINPLQDLYPTAAVGLGIGPSHSSGLVARPDHNPSSGGSGLVMMRSGGGGISCQDCGNQAKKDCQHMRCRTCCKSRGFQCQTHVRSTWVPAAKRRERQNQLATLQHHQEEEQHQQQQQQETRQLHRDNPKRLREDPSASSLVCTRILPSSTSGLEVGNFPAKVTSNAVFHCVRMSSVDDAEDQFAYQTAVNIGGHVFKGILYDQGPENQYMAAGESSSGGGSASHQHNLIGAAGTSTSAATSGGGGAAAAPEGSSYLDPSLYPAPLNTFMAGTQFFPPPRS, encoded by the exons ATGGCTGGCTTCTTTTCACTAGGTGGAGGAGCAGCTGCAGCAAGTAGCAGCCAAGACCACCAAGACAGCACCAATAATCCCAACACTGAAATTACTCCTGAAAGTAATTGGTTTTTGTACAGAAATGATCAAGAATTGCCCACTACCTACAGAGGCTTCGAGCTATGGCAACCTAGTAATTCCCAGCCCCAGATTCGCCACCCAATTAATCCTCTTCAAGATCTTTATCCCACTGCGGCCGTTGGATTAGGTATCGGGCCGAGCCACAGCAGCGGCCTTGTGGCTCGGCCCGATCATAACCCTTCCTCCGGAGGATCGGGTTTGGTGATGATGAGGAGTGGGGGAGGGGGAATTAGCTGCCAAGACTGTGGAAACCAAGCGAAGAAAGATTGTCAACACATGAGATGTAGGACTTGTTGCAAGAGTCGAGGCTTTCAGTGCCAAACCCATGTGAGAAGCACTTGGGTTCCAGCTGCTAAAAGGAGAGAAAGGCAAAACCAACTTGCTACTTTACAGCACCAtcaagaagaagaacaacatcAGCAACAGCAGCAGCAGGAAACACGGCAGCTACACAGAGATAACCCCAAAAGGCTAAGAGAGGATCCGAGTGCGTCATCTCTTGTTTGCACTCGTATATTACCTTCCAGTACTTCTG GGTTAGAAGTGGGGAACTTTCCAGCAAAAGTAACTTCAAATGCCGTATTTCACTGCGTTCGAATGAGCTCCGTTGACGATGCCGAGGATCAATTTGCATATCAAACAGCTGTGAACATTGGTGGACATGTATTTAAGGGAATTCTATATGATCAAGGTCCTGAGAACCAGTACATGGCTGCTGGTGAAAGCTCATCTGGTGGCGGAAGTGCTAGTCACCAGCATAACCTTATAGGTGCTGCAGGCACCTCCACGTCAGCTGCTACGAGTGGTGGTGGCGGTGCTGCTGCAGCACCTGAAGGCTCGAGTTATCTGGATCCTTCATTATATCCAGCTCCTCTCAACACTTTCATGGCTGGTACGCAATTCTTTCCACCTCCAAGATCTTGA